One Pirellulales bacterium genomic region harbors:
- a CDS encoding GtrA family protein — MPITIIPIDVASRNPESWPYKMHETHQQLLRFVVVGLGAVTVDLLGYRLLGWSVGLPLYWAKAISFMMGVVIGFLGNKLWTFRSRRKSLAEPLTHLALYSVTMCVNVGCNEAVLAMLGPTATAVAYLAATSISTVLNFLGMRLVTFRHGIHQRRKGDLPEQQATNRPSMKDRAKIGRFLRWAIAEGHDRPASSQRPLRGRGGILRGAYAPRHDENRMRHEGDTHRARRFFFGQAPHNLKVLLKHRYEWMNRFIDHEDVGVEVGCGTGISREFIRSKRFYLSDVSDYDWLDYRHVDAMSTPFADGSFDFVVSSNMIHHVARPLAFFREMERILKPGGRLLIQEINASLAMRIALRMMRHEGYSYEPNVFDPDQICNDPADPWSANCAIPNLLFDCPAAFEAHVPAFKMVHTGFREFACMFNCGGVIAKTIYVPLPKWMVYLMYGIDTMLTAVAPRLFAMQRQIVLEKRRVSDAELALPVERGEQLSARKAA; from the coding sequence ATGCCAATCACAATCATTCCAATCGATGTGGCCAGCCGCAATCCGGAAAGCTGGCCCTACAAAATGCACGAAACACACCAGCAATTGCTGCGATTTGTCGTTGTCGGACTCGGGGCCGTGACGGTCGATTTGTTGGGCTATCGGCTGCTCGGCTGGAGCGTGGGCTTGCCTTTGTACTGGGCAAAGGCAATTTCGTTCATGATGGGCGTCGTGATCGGATTTCTGGGGAACAAGCTATGGACGTTTCGGTCGCGCCGCAAATCGTTGGCCGAGCCGCTCACTCATTTGGCGTTGTATTCGGTCACGATGTGCGTCAACGTCGGCTGCAACGAGGCCGTGCTGGCGATGCTCGGTCCGACGGCGACCGCCGTCGCCTACCTCGCGGCCACCTCGATTTCGACCGTTCTCAATTTTCTGGGAATGCGACTCGTTACCTTTCGTCACGGCATTCACCAGCGACGGAAAGGCGACCTCCCAGAGCAGCAAGCCACGAATAGGCCATCGATGAAGGATCGAGCCAAGATAGGCAGGTTCCTCCGCTGGGCGATTGCCGAGGGGCACGATCGGCCGGCGTCCAGCCAGCGGCCGCTCCGAGGGCGCGGCGGCATCTTGAGGGGCGCTTATGCCCCACGCCACGACGAAAACCGCATGCGCCACGAAGGAGACACGCATCGTGCACGTAGATTTTTCTTCGGCCAGGCTCCGCACAATTTGAAAGTCTTGTTAAAGCACCGCTACGAATGGATGAACCGCTTCATTGACCACGAAGACGTGGGAGTCGAAGTCGGATGCGGAACGGGAATCAGCCGCGAGTTCATTCGCTCGAAGCGATTCTACCTTTCCGATGTGTCCGATTACGATTGGCTCGATTACCGACACGTCGATGCCATGAGCACGCCGTTTGCCGATGGCAGCTTCGATTTTGTCGTATCGAGCAACATGATCCATCACGTCGCACGGCCGCTGGCATTTTTCCGTGAGATGGAGCGCATTCTAAAACCAGGTGGACGGCTACTGATCCAAGAGATCAATGCCTCGCTGGCTATGCGAATTGCTTTGCGGATGATGCGGCACGAAGGGTATTCCTACGAGCCTAACGTGTTTGATCCTGACCAGATTTGCAACGATCCGGCCGATCCGTGGTCGGCCAATTGCGCCATTCCAAATTTGCTATTCGACTGTCCCGCAGCGTTTGAGGCGCATGTGCCGGCCTTCAAAATGGTGCATACCGGCTTTCGCGAATTCGCCTGCATGTTCAATTGCGGAGGCGTAATCGCGAAAACGATTTATGTGCCGCTGCCAAAATGGATGGTGTATTTGATGTATGGAATCGACACGATGTTGACGGCCGTGGCACCGCGGCTGTTTGCCATGCAGCGTCAAATCGTGCTCGAAAAGCGCCGGGTGAGCGACGCCGAACTGGCGCTTCCGGTGGAACGCGGCGAGCAATTGTCGGCCCGGAAAGCGGCGTAA
- a CDS encoding NTP transferase domain-containing protein yields MHLIVPMAGLGQRFVEAGFCTPKPLIPVSGLPMVVRVVNDLPPADRVVFVVHPEHAAKYELEMALRQYFPSCQVLVTPGLTAGQACTVRLAQSAIDLDDDVLVAACDATHLYDAQRFEILRNDDSIDCIVWTYRGEPRVLSNPTAYGWVRTLPHSDQIVEISCKRPISANLMADSVISGFFWFRSARQMFVAIDQLVAANRRVNNEFYLDAVPQSLIDSGRCVVRFEVEKYIGWGTPQDLEDYHRWEQYFARSAALV; encoded by the coding sequence ATGCATCTCATTGTCCCGATGGCTGGCCTCGGCCAGCGCTTTGTCGAAGCAGGATTTTGCACGCCCAAACCGTTGATTCCGGTTTCGGGACTGCCAATGGTGGTACGGGTTGTCAACGACTTGCCCCCAGCCGATCGGGTCGTGTTTGTGGTGCATCCGGAACATGCCGCCAAGTACGAATTGGAAATGGCCTTACGTCAATATTTCCCGTCGTGCCAGGTGTTGGTGACACCGGGGCTGACGGCGGGCCAGGCTTGCACGGTTCGCTTGGCTCAGAGCGCGATCGATCTGGATGACGATGTTCTGGTGGCCGCTTGCGATGCCACCCACCTTTATGACGCCCAGCGATTCGAGATCCTGCGCAACGACGATTCGATCGACTGCATCGTGTGGACTTATCGCGGCGAACCGCGCGTGCTCAGCAATCCCACTGCGTATGGCTGGGTTCGTACGCTGCCTCACAGCGACCAGATTGTTGAAATCTCGTGCAAGCGGCCCATTTCGGCTAACCTGATGGCCGACTCAGTCATCAGCGGATTCTTTTGGTTTCGCTCTGCCCGGCAGATGTTCGTGGCAATCGACCAACTAGTCGCCGCAAATCGCCGCGTGAACAACGAATTCTATCTCGATGCAGTTCCCCAATCGCTCATCGACTCCGGTCGGTGCGTCGTACGATTTGAGGTCGAAAAATATATTGGCTGGGGCACTCCACAGGATTTGGAAGACTACCACCGCTGGGAACAGTACTTCGCCCGCTCGGCGGCGCTCGTTTAA
- a CDS encoding histidine phosphatase family protein: MSDPMIPATTNAAGWPAEERSVLGTPLHAAVVAPPSRPAVDLKSEITAALWQVIDKYEWALSATFTGSFLIGDGLQGISDIDFVVIVEHLNAERFEALNNACEAALQPVVERGGYGLRINPTLGPLKFNDQRTAVLHLMLYSRQAHVDHVVSSPFTCYDWQRSVEFRKQSLADVYPVFALQPRHFLGARRSISDYLKDYRAGVVSYRELECVAGGYREVRREKPLTVRDRHEFAYHILRFLMQNLLKLVHRRNEAPEGEALLQDYLQVFALDADDVRRLYSELAAKKRAADFSWPTPDLDRRLEVFVANFESQFRRLFFTEATRHVVVRHAPTIFNAPAGNNRRFLGRTNPEIESVDEAEIAALCESIPADAIVAGFVSPLLRCQETYELLATQMSLPPATIDNRLMELSYGQCEGMSVTVAQKTHANLFAAWQRGEDPAFPGGESTADVARRALAFVDDRWPAADGATITCSHNVVLRTLIGHALRIPMGSWHRLQIPHLKPLAFIQTRRHGWFVDLDEQVERDIFVAFSNS, encoded by the coding sequence ATGAGCGACCCCATGATACCAGCGACGACGAATGCCGCGGGCTGGCCGGCCGAAGAACGATCCGTGCTGGGTACGCCGCTGCATGCGGCCGTGGTGGCACCGCCGAGTCGGCCGGCGGTTGATTTGAAATCAGAAATCACTGCCGCACTATGGCAAGTGATCGACAAGTATGAATGGGCGCTGTCGGCGACGTTCACCGGCAGCTTTCTCATCGGCGACGGCCTGCAAGGGATCAGCGACATCGATTTTGTCGTGATCGTCGAGCATCTCAATGCCGAGCGCTTTGAGGCGCTCAACAATGCCTGCGAAGCGGCGCTGCAACCCGTCGTCGAGCGCGGCGGCTATGGCCTGCGCATCAATCCGACGCTCGGGCCGCTCAAGTTCAACGACCAGCGCACGGCAGTGTTGCACTTGATGCTGTATTCGCGCCAGGCGCACGTGGATCACGTCGTGAGCAGCCCATTTACCTGCTACGACTGGCAGCGGTCGGTCGAATTCCGCAAGCAATCGTTGGCCGACGTGTATCCTGTGTTTGCCTTGCAACCACGCCACTTTCTCGGCGCTCGTCGGAGCATCAGCGACTATTTGAAAGATTATCGCGCCGGCGTCGTGTCGTATCGCGAATTGGAATGCGTCGCGGGCGGCTATCGCGAAGTACGCCGCGAAAAGCCCCTGACGGTTCGTGACCGCCACGAATTCGCCTATCATATTTTGCGGTTCCTCATGCAGAACCTGCTGAAACTCGTGCATCGACGGAACGAAGCACCGGAAGGCGAGGCGTTGCTGCAAGACTATTTGCAGGTCTTCGCGCTCGACGCCGACGACGTGCGGCGGCTCTATTCCGAATTGGCCGCCAAGAAGCGCGCTGCCGATTTTTCCTGGCCGACGCCAGATTTGGACCGCCGCCTGGAAGTCTTTGTGGCTAATTTTGAGTCGCAGTTTCGTCGTCTGTTTTTTACCGAAGCGACGCGGCACGTTGTCGTTCGACACGCACCGACGATCTTCAATGCGCCCGCGGGGAACAATCGCCGGTTTTTGGGGCGCACGAACCCGGAAATTGAGTCGGTCGACGAAGCTGAAATCGCTGCGCTGTGCGAATCGATTCCGGCCGACGCCATCGTGGCCGGATTCGTCTCGCCGCTGCTGCGCTGCCAGGAGACTTACGAATTACTGGCCACGCAAATGTCGCTGCCGCCAGCAACCATCGACAACCGCTTGATGGAATTGTCCTACGGCCAGTGCGAAGGCATGTCGGTCACCGTGGCCCAAAAAACTCATGCCAATTTATTTGCTGCCTGGCAACGAGGGGAAGACCCGGCGTTTCCTGGCGGTGAATCGACGGCCGACGTCGCCCGGCGTGCCCTGGCGTTCGTCGACGATCGTTGGCCGGCCGCCGATGGTGCGACCATCACTTGTTCGCACAACGTCGTCTTGCGAACGCTCATCGGTCACGCCTTGCGAATCCCGATGGGAAGCTGGCATCGTCTGCAAATTCCTCATTTGAAACCACTCGCGTTCATACAAACTCGCCGTCACGGCTGGTTTGTCGATTTGGATGAACAAGTGGAGCGAGACATTTTTGTCGCGTTCTCGAACTCCTAG
- a CDS encoding 2'-5' RNA ligase family protein has translation MTTRSSTPLFLSLDPEPGIASLVKRYKRRVRHAVGEQLYLNDPPHLTCYLAHFSDSRAVIAATSRFIADLAAPEINISGWHVFEGDQLTGNNTLVLDFDELTRHRLRQMQSQIIDAIAPLRDRTATREHFAPRWGALSVEQRCNVDDRGFPFCGVGWHPHFTIASIRPCDWQRASAELLAETPQVSGCCRGLTVFRLKGAEPVAVAAYTLRCDEVTA, from the coding sequence ATGACGACACGTTCCTCGACGCCCTTGTTTTTGTCGCTCGATCCCGAACCGGGGATTGCTTCACTCGTAAAACGCTACAAGCGCCGCGTGCGTCACGCGGTTGGCGAGCAACTCTATCTCAACGATCCGCCGCATCTGACGTGCTACCTCGCCCATTTTTCCGACAGCCGGGCCGTCATTGCCGCGACGTCCAGGTTCATCGCGGATTTGGCGGCGCCTGAAATCAACATTTCCGGCTGGCACGTTTTTGAAGGCGACCAGCTCACCGGCAACAACACGCTGGTGCTTGATTTTGATGAATTAACGCGACATCGATTGCGGCAGATGCAAAGCCAGATCATCGATGCGATTGCGCCGCTGCGCGACCGGACGGCAACGCGGGAGCATTTTGCCCCGCGGTGGGGGGCGCTGTCAGTCGAGCAGCGGTGCAACGTCGATGATCGTGGCTTTCCTTTTTGCGGTGTCGGCTGGCATCCTCATTTCACGATTGCATCGATCCGGCCCTGCGACTGGCAACGCGCCAGCGCCGAACTGCTTGCCGAGACACCGCAGGTTTCCGGCTGCTGTCGCGGGCTAACGGTCTTTCGCTTGAAAGGCGCTGAGCCGGTGGCCGTGGCCGCCTACACACTTCGCTGCGACGAGGTGACCGCATGA